The nucleotide sequence AATAAAAAAGAAAAGAATAAGGTATAAGAAGTGATTCAAAATAAACTGCAACCTTCTAGGTTTTAATTCCTGACGCGCTTGCCGAACCGTTTCAGGCTTATTAATTAATAGACTAAAAGCTAATCTAGAAATGACTCCAGTATTAGTTAAAAACTGAGCCGCACAATAAGCGAAAAAAATTAGCCAAAAAGGCATCAATACCATTAAAAACCACAAAAAACCGGGGATGTCTCCCGATTTAGGTAAAATAGTTACAAGAAAAGTTTTTAATAGATCAAAAAGAATTAAAACTAAAAAAGGAGCTAAAAGCCAAAGGTTAGCCAACAGTGAAATGCCCAAATAAGTTTTAAAATTATCGCGGTAGAGTCGTACCCCAGCACTAATAATACTGATTACCTTGAGAGGATCTCGACGTTGAGACATTGTGAGTGACCTATAACCCTGGTATAATTGCTATCTTAGCCCAGGAAGTTTAAACTTATCAGAAAATCTTACCCACATTTAAGCTTTGATATAACTTGAAAAAGACTTTCAGCCTCTATTAAAGATGAAAACTCAAAAACGAAGGCAAATAAGCCGACAAAAAAATCAAGGCCAAATAGCCAGAAATATTGCTTCAGGATTAATATGTCTTTTAATGGTTATTTTACTGAGCAGTTCACAAAGCTTAGTCTTAGCTCAACACCCCTCTCAAAGGCTTAATTCCAAGGTCTTTTCTAACGGAAATATAGGAGATGCAGAATTTGCCTCTATTTACCTAGATGGAAATTTTTTATTTGAAATAGGCTCCCCAGAAGTTTCACCTTCACAATTAGAATCTAACGGGGGTTTATCACCAATTGAAAGAAGAGTTCAGCGCATTCAAGGAACACTCAATAGTATTATTAATACAGGTTTCGATACGGATTCCCTCAGAGTGAACACATCTATTCTTAATGGGTTAACCGTCATTGTTGCCTCTGATCAAAAGCTTTTAACTCGACGAGTCATCATCACAGTCACTGAAATAGACGCTCAAATAAATTCAAGTTCAGTGCTAGATTTAGCAGAGCAATGGAGTGATATTATTCAAAAAGCCCTCATTGAAGCTAGACAAGCACGTCAACCTAGAGCCAGAAAACGCCAAGCCGCAACAGCAGCAGCAATAATTTTAGGAATGATTATGATTAGCTATTTACTCGCTTGGAGGCAAAACTTATTAAAGGCTCGCTTTTACGAACTCAATAAAAGATATCAAAAACAATATTCTACTACCTTAGAATCCCGACACGGAATCTTTATCATCAGAATTAGAATTATTATTATTCTCCTTTGAAAATGAAGATTTCTTAGCGACTCCTTTAGAAGTTTTAAGTACATTGAAACTTCCCAAAAAAGCGAACCTTGAACAACGGCTAACCTTAAATATACTGCTCCGCCAACTCCTACGAATCGCACAAGTATTGCTTTGGTATAGTGGCATAGTCGGGATTTTATGTGTGTTTCCTGAAACTCGTTTAGAAGGACGTAGCTTTATTTTTATTCCTTTAAAGATTTTATTAATTGGGTTTATCCTATCATTAATTAATAGTTTAGTAATATTGTACCTTAATCATCAGCTACGAGCCTGGGCAGAAGATGGATCAATTGACCCTGAACTCTGTCAACGACGAGTGCTACGAGTGCCTACCTTATTAGAAGTTTCACGAGGAATCATTAAGTTCGTCTCCTTAGCAATAGGAACGATTTGGTTTTTAACATGGCAGGAACTCCCTCTTAGCTGGTTAACCGGAGCCGGTTTAGTTGGAGCCGCTCTTACCTTCGTATTTCAAAATTTATTAAAAGACTGGGTGAACGGCATTTTAATTATTTTTGAAGATCAGTATATAGTCGGTGATATGGTTGATATAGGAGGATTTAGAGGAATAGTCGAACAGATGAGTCTACGAGCTACTCAAGTGCGAGGTTTTCAAGGTGGAAGTTTGAGTACCATTCCTCACAATCAAATTACCATCGTTCACAATCTCTCTAAAGATTGGGCCTGGATAAATTTCAGCATAGAAGTTGCTTATGAAACGGATATGACTGCCGCCTTAGAGTTAATGAAGCAAATAGCTCAAGAAATGGCTGATGATCCTCAATGGCAAGAAGATATCATCGATCCAGTAAGTCTCATGGGTGTAGATCGGGTTGCCCATTCCGGAATTGAACTGATGATGTGGATCAAAGTAAAGCGCTTAAAACAATGGATAGTAGAACGAGAGTTCCGTCGCCGTCTTAAATTAGCATTTGATCAGCATGGAATTCAAATCGGCGTTCCCATGCAAAACCTTTCATTTCCTGCAAACTCCGCTATCAAATTTTCAAAAATAAATGATCAATAGAATTTTTCTCAACTTGGGATTACAATCATGGTTTGAGCGTTTATGGGCAGCCATTTTATTAACTGGGCGCGTAGTTTTTTATCTGTTCACCCGTAAAATAGATGCCCGCAATACCCTCGAACAAATGATGGCAGTCGGTCCAGCCTCCCTGGCGATCGCCTTAATTACCGCCACCGTCATTGGTATGATTTTTACTATACAAGTGGCCCGAGAATTTCTCGCGTTAGGAGCAGGTAGTGCAGTAGGCGGAATTCTCGCTCTCGCTCTCAGCCGCGAACTATGCCCAATTATGATGGCGGTGGTAGTAGCCGGACGAGTGGGTTCAGCTTTTGCCGCCGAAATTGGCACCATGCGAGTCACTGAACAAATCGATGCTTTATATATGCTCAATGCTGACCCGGTAGAATATCTAGTTATTCCTCGCGTGGTTGCTTGTTGTATAATGGTTCCCGCCTTAACTGTGTTGGCCCTGATTACGGGTTTAGCAGGCGGTTTACTGATGATTCGGTTTTATGGAATTGCTGACACGGTATTTCTCGAGTCAATTCAAAATTTTGTTAGAGTCTGGGATGTCATTTGTGGACCCATTAAAGGAATAGTCTTTGGCTGTTTAATTGCAATCATCGGTTGCAATTGGGGGTTGACCACCACTGGAGGCGCTAAAGGAGTGGGAGAATCAACGACGGCGGCGGTGGTTACTTGTCTTTTGGCTATCTTTATTGCTAATTTTATTCTCTCTTGGATCATGTTTAAAGGTTCTGGACAAGGAGCCAGCTTGATTGGACAGTAAGCAATTTAAATTTTTCTGTTTAGAGATAAAGCATAAACTAAGAAAGCTAACCCCCTCAAAATTGCCCTTATTTCAAAAACAGAGATTATGCTCTTAAGAACCTATTTAGAAGTAGGAGAAACGGGTTTATTTTCCACAGGGGGTGCTTTTTTATTTTGAAATTCCTTTTGAGCCATTTCAACCGCTACCTGATTCAAAACTTGGGAATATTGAACTTGTTGCTGAAGGTCTT is from Gloeothece verrucosa PCC 7822 and encodes:
- a CDS encoding mechanosensitive ion channel family protein, which translates into the protein MKLPKKANLEQRLTLNILLRQLLRIAQVLLWYSGIVGILCVFPETRLEGRSFIFIPLKILLIGFILSLINSLVILYLNHQLRAWAEDGSIDPELCQRRVLRVPTLLEVSRGIIKFVSLAIGTIWFLTWQELPLSWLTGAGLVGAALTFVFQNLLKDWVNGILIIFEDQYIVGDMVDIGGFRGIVEQMSLRATQVRGFQGGSLSTIPHNQITIVHNLSKDWAWINFSIEVAYETDMTAALELMKQIAQEMADDPQWQEDIIDPVSLMGVDRVAHSGIELMMWIKVKRLKQWIVEREFRRRLKLAFDQHGIQIGVPMQNLSFPANSAIKFSKINDQ
- a CDS encoding MlaE family lipid ABC transporter permease subunit; the encoded protein is MINRIFLNLGLQSWFERLWAAILLTGRVVFYLFTRKIDARNTLEQMMAVGPASLAIALITATVIGMIFTIQVAREFLALGAGSAVGGILALALSRELCPIMMAVVVAGRVGSAFAAEIGTMRVTEQIDALYMLNADPVEYLVIPRVVACCIMVPALTVLALITGLAGGLLMIRFYGIADTVFLESIQNFVRVWDVICGPIKGIVFGCLIAIIGCNWGLTTTGGAKGVGESTTAAVVTCLLAIFIANFILSWIMFKGSGQGASLIGQ